One window from the genome of Leptospira johnsonii encodes:
- a CDS encoding tetratricopeptide repeat protein, protein MEKKTPRKIPAKRRIFTEILKENYTIALTLIDREMSETGKDPELLYNFAICCSRTGNHKKCVSVIEDLLEEFPKFSERDNAFRMMIYSLIRTGDYKTALAKTEERLKLSLDDIILLSLKASALEKSGDTKAAIETHLRILRLRPEQKNSLNSVAYLLLEGKEPNPEELKLAMENIKRALQLDPENPAYLDSFGVLLSKLGKPEEARKAFEKAITKAPTEDIILEHLKKLSQTNRQAT, encoded by the coding sequence CTCCGAGAAAAATCCCAGCCAAACGTAGGATTTTCACTGAAATCCTAAAAGAGAATTATACGATCGCACTCACGTTGATCGATCGGGAAATGTCCGAGACCGGGAAAGATCCGGAACTACTTTATAATTTCGCAATATGTTGTTCTAGGACCGGAAATCACAAAAAATGTGTCTCCGTCATCGAAGACCTATTGGAAGAATTCCCTAAATTCTCCGAAAGAGACAACGCTTTCAGAATGATGATCTATTCTTTGATCCGGACCGGAGATTATAAAACCGCTCTGGCAAAAACGGAAGAGCGTCTCAAACTTTCACTGGATGATATCATCCTTCTTTCCCTAAAAGCATCCGCCTTGGAAAAATCCGGGGACACGAAAGCCGCAATCGAGACTCACCTGAGAATTTTGCGACTGAGACCTGAGCAAAAAAACAGCCTAAATTCGGTGGCATATCTGCTTTTAGAGGGCAAAGAGCCGAATCCGGAAGAGCTCAAACTGGCAATGGAAAATATCAAACGGGCTCTGCAATTGGATCCGGAAAATCCCGCCTATTTGGATTCCTTCGGAGTTTTGCTCAGCAAATTGGGAAAACCGGAAGAAGCCAGAAAGGCCTTCGAAAAAGCCATTACAAAAGCTCCGACCGAAGATATCATTTTGGAGCACCTGAAAAAACTGTCTCAAACAAATAGACAAGCGACTTGA